TGTACGTCTGCCGCGATCGGACGTGTTCCCCGCCGACCCACGACGTCGAGGAGGCCCTCGAGTGGCTCGGTGAGAACGGCGGCTCCGTCGGCTCGAGCGAGACGATAGACGAATCGGGGAGTCCGTTCTAGCGTCAGCGGTCGGAATTTCCCTCTCGAGACGATATGTCGTAGCGAAAGCTCTGCCGTTCAGAGACGGGTCGGACATTGATTACGCTGGGCTTGTGAGTGGACAGTACTCGATGAGCAAATCGATTCAGTTCTCCGACGCGTTCTATCAGCATATCGCGTCTCACAACCGCGATGACGAATCAATAGAGGAGACGCTCCGACGGCTCATCGGCGGTCCAAACCCCGACGCGGTCAGCGGAATCCTCTCCGCCGAAACTGCAGCAACGATGCGGGAACAGCTATCCGAATCATCCGAGAACGGCCTCGATGAGTAACCAGTGTGTCGGAACGACTCGAGAGAGTCGGTTCGAATCGACGAATTACGACAGTTCCGCTTCGATTTCCTCAGCCAACCAGACCGCCGGCGGCACGTCCTCTTCCTCGACGAAGCGGGTGATCTCCGCGCCCTCGTCGTTTTCGACGACGATCGTCGGAATGTACTCGATGCCGTACTCCTCAACGCCCGGACCCTGCTTGTCCTGATCCAGACTGAACTCCTGGATTCGGTCGTCGGGAACGTCGGCCGCCTCGAGTGCCGCACCGAAGTCGGGCAACAGAGCACGACAGTCCTTGCACCAGTCGCCGGCCCAAATCTTGTACACCAGTTCGCCGCCGCGCGCTGCGAGCGTGTCGACCGCTTCCTCGTAGGACGCGGCGTCCCACGTGGGGTTCGGCCGCATGGTCTCGAGACTCATACACCCAGGTTGGGCATCGGACGGCTTAACCGCGGTGCTTCGAGAGCGGGTGCGACTCGACGGGGCTCGAGGGAGATCGAGCCATCGAGGCGAACGGAGGCTCACTCGAACGTCTGAAATTCGACCGTCCGTCCTTCGGGATCTGACGCGAAAAACTGGTAGATGTCGTACGTGTCGTTGAACTGCGGTTCGCCGTCGGCCCGATCGGCCAGCTGTTCGTACCGTTCGTCGACGCCATCGCGATCGTCGAAGACGAACGTGACGATCCCCTCGGTATCCGCGCAATCCCTGTCGCAGAATCCGAACCGAAACGCGCCCGCCTCGAGGATGGTACAATCCGGCTGCTCGAGCCAGACCTCGGCTCCGAGCGAGCGGTAAAAGTCGATCACGTCGTCGTGGCGCTCCGTCCGAAAGAACACGATTCCGTCCATACCGGCTGGTTGCGGCACAGGGTCAAAAAACTTCAAACGGGTATCGCGTTCGGCTCGATCAGTGACGCTGACGGTACCCCCATGATTCGGTCCGACACACCGGCACGTCCTGCCGAGGTCCCGCACGGGTTTACGTCTCGAACACCTACAGCGGGCCAATGAAAGGGAGCATCCTGGACACCATCGGCTCGCCGCTCGTCCAGGTCGACTCGCCGGAGGGAGCGACTGTCGCCGCGAAAGTCGAATCGTTCAACCCCGGCGGATCGGCCAAGGACCGGCCGGCCCGCGAGATGATCCGGGCCGCCGAACGCGACGGGCTGATCGAACCCGGCGACTGGCTCGTCGAACCGACCAGCGGGAACACCGGAATCGGCCTCGCGCTCGTCGCCGCCGCCCGCGACTACGATCTGACCATCGTCATGCCCGCCTCGAAATCCAAGGAACGCCAGCAGATCATGTCGGCCTACGGGGCCGATCTCGAACTGGTCGACGGCGAGATGGCAGACGCCCGCGCTCGCGCCGAGGAACTCGAGGAGGAGGGTGCAGTCCAGCTCGGCCAGTTCGAGAACCCCGCGAACCCGCAGGCGCACTATCAGACGACCGGCGAGGAGATCGTCGAACAGGTCGGCGACCGCGAGGTCGATGCCCTCGTCGCCGGCGTCGGGACCGGCGGCACGATATCCGGAATCGGGCGGCGTCTCCGGGAGGAGTTTCCCGACATCGAGATCGCCGCCGTCGAGCCGGCCAGAAACGCCGTCCTCTCGACTGGCGAAGCGGGTCACGACGAGTTCCAGGGGATGGGCCCCGGCTTCATCAGCGACAACCTCGATCTCGACTTGCTTGATCGCGTCGAGACGGTCAAACTCGAGGACGCCGAGGAGGAGTGTCGCCGCCTCGCACGCGA
This portion of the Natrinema salinisoli genome encodes:
- a CDS encoding VOC family protein, producing MDGIVFFRTERHDDVIDFYRSLGAEVWLEQPDCTILEAGAFRFGFCDRDCADTEGIVTFVFDDRDGVDERYEQLADRADGEPQFNDTYDIYQFFASDPEGRTVEFQTFE
- a CDS encoding PLP-dependent cysteine synthase family protein, translated to MKGSILDTIGSPLVQVDSPEGATVAAKVESFNPGGSAKDRPAREMIRAAERDGLIEPGDWLVEPTSGNTGIGLALVAAARDYDLTIVMPASKSKERQQIMSAYGADLELVDGEMADARARAEELEEEGAVQLGQFENPANPQAHYQTTGEEIVEQVGDREVDALVAGVGTGGTISGIGRRLREEFPDIEIAAVEPARNAVLSTGEAGHDEFQGMGPGFISDNLDLDLLDRVETVKLEDAEEECRRLAREEGILVGQSSGATSLVSQRIAREIADPDVTCPEVPTAFDEGRQSASPETDGGQAADDCPLVVTVFWDSGERYLSTGLFD
- a CDS encoding TlpA family protein disulfide reductase; this translates as MSLETMRPNPTWDAASYEEAVDTLAARGGELVYKIWAGDWCKDCRALLPDFGAALEAADVPDDRIQEFSLDQDKQGPGVEEYGIEYIPTIVVENDEGAEITRFVEEEDVPPAVWLAEEIEAELS